Proteins encoded in a region of the Frondihabitans sp. 762G35 genome:
- a CDS encoding zinc ribbon domain-containing protein translates to MILFGSRTTSKIVAILIFVCGVCQHEAGQRLVRRRTWFTLFFAPIFPFGHGSYSISCAYCGNNYGISRENADKFISDYEAQQVNAEAERILADEDARITAEQQRPDERA, encoded by the coding sequence ATGATTCTGTTCGGATCGCGCACCACGTCCAAGATCGTCGCCATCCTGATCTTCGTCTGCGGCGTCTGCCAGCACGAGGCGGGCCAGAGACTGGTGCGCCGCCGCACCTGGTTCACGCTCTTCTTCGCGCCTATCTTCCCGTTCGGCCACGGGTCCTACTCGATCTCGTGCGCGTACTGCGGCAACAACTACGGCATCTCCCGCGAGAACGCCGACAAGTTCATCTCCGACTACGAGGCGCAGCAGGTCAATGCGGAGGCGGAGCGGATCCTCGCCGACGAGGACGCCCGCATCACGGCGGAGCAGCAGCGGCCCGACGAGCGCGCCTGA
- a CDS encoding DUF4870 domain-containing protein: MTDPYASPPSLSPLQPAEEKQYALLTHLLSIFFGFIPALIFFVAYRERGPLVRQHVVTEWNLQLTALVAQAIGFAIALIGWVNVYATTIDAPSPSPGFPPGLIVFFIGYVLIGAVTLVRAIFGIIAAVAAHRGRFYRYPVAIRFVREQPRSTDAA, encoded by the coding sequence GTGACTGATCCTTATGCCTCGCCGCCGTCCCTGTCGCCGCTGCAGCCCGCGGAGGAGAAGCAGTACGCCCTCCTGACGCACCTGCTCAGCATCTTCTTCGGCTTCATCCCGGCGCTCATCTTCTTCGTGGCTTACCGGGAGCGGGGTCCGTTAGTCCGCCAGCACGTCGTGACCGAGTGGAACCTCCAGCTGACCGCCCTCGTCGCCCAGGCGATCGGATTCGCGATCGCGCTGATCGGCTGGGTGAACGTGTACGCGACGACGATCGACGCCCCGTCGCCCTCGCCGGGATTCCCGCCGGGGCTCATCGTGTTCTTCATCGGGTACGTGCTGATCGGCGCGGTCACGCTCGTCCGCGCGATCTTCGGCATCATCGCCGCGGTCGCCGCCCACCGGGGCCGCTTCTACCGCTACCCGGTCGCCATCCGCTTCGTCCGCGAGCAGCCGCGGAGCACCGACGCCGCCTAG
- a CDS encoding PadR family transcriptional regulator yields the protein MATPMTEMLKGTLEGVVLAILTVRPAYGYEITARLREDGFTDIAEGTIYALLNRIEQRGYVDVAKVASEKGPPRKVYSLNAAGAEALDTFWRSWSFLSERLEQLRHEGK from the coding sequence GTGGCGACCCCGATGACGGAGATGCTGAAGGGCACGCTCGAGGGCGTCGTCCTCGCGATCCTGACCGTTCGACCGGCCTACGGCTACGAGATCACGGCGCGCCTTCGCGAGGACGGCTTCACCGACATCGCGGAGGGGACGATCTACGCCCTCCTCAACCGGATCGAGCAGCGCGGTTACGTCGACGTCGCGAAGGTGGCATCCGAGAAGGGCCCCCCGCGCAAGGTCTACTCGCTGAACGCCGCGGGAGCCGAGGCTCTCGACACGTTCTGGAGGAGCTGGAGCTTCCTCTCGGAACGACTCGAACAGCTCCGACACGAAGGGAAATGA
- a CDS encoding LLM class flavin-dependent oxidoreductase, translating to MQFGVFSVGDITTDPTTGVTPTEHERLKALVTIATHAEEVGLDVFAAGEHHNPPFVNSSTTTLLALIAAKTERLLLSTATALITTNDPVKLAEDYALLQHLADGRVDITLGRGNTGPVYPWFGKDIRQGINLAIENYALLHRLWTEEVVDWKGHFRTPLQGFTATPRPLDDVAPFVWHGSIRSPEIAEQAAFYGDGFFANHIFWPASHTEQMVRLYRECFEHYGHGSADQAIVGLGGQVFLAKNSQDAVKTFRPYFDNAPVYGHGPSLEDFTAQTPLTVGSPQEVIDKTLGFRDYVGDYQRQLFLIDHAGLPLKTVLEQLDLLGSEVVPVLRREFATNRPAHVPDAPTHDSLVAARREAAAVPAL from the coding sequence ATGCAGTTCGGCGTCTTCTCGGTCGGCGACATCACGACCGATCCGACGACGGGCGTCACCCCGACCGAGCACGAGCGACTTAAGGCGCTCGTGACGATCGCCACGCACGCCGAGGAGGTCGGCCTCGACGTCTTCGCTGCGGGTGAGCACCACAACCCGCCGTTCGTCAACTCGTCGACCACGACGCTCCTGGCGCTGATCGCGGCCAAGACCGAGCGCCTCCTGCTCTCGACCGCGACCGCCCTGATCACCACGAACGACCCGGTGAAGCTGGCCGAGGACTACGCGCTCCTCCAGCACCTCGCCGACGGCCGCGTCGACATCACCCTCGGCCGGGGCAACACCGGCCCGGTCTACCCCTGGTTCGGCAAGGACATCCGCCAGGGCATCAACCTCGCCATCGAGAACTACGCCCTCCTCCACCGCCTCTGGACCGAGGAGGTCGTCGACTGGAAGGGCCACTTCCGCACGCCGCTCCAGGGCTTCACGGCGACGCCTCGTCCCCTCGACGACGTCGCGCCGTTCGTCTGGCACGGGTCGATCCGCTCGCCCGAGATCGCCGAGCAGGCCGCGTTCTACGGCGACGGCTTCTTCGCCAACCACATCTTCTGGCCCGCCTCGCACACCGAGCAGATGGTCCGCCTCTACCGGGAGTGTTTCGAGCACTACGGTCACGGCAGCGCCGACCAGGCGATCGTCGGGCTCGGCGGCCAGGTGTTCCTGGCGAAGAACTCGCAGGACGCCGTGAAGACGTTCCGGCCCTACTTCGACAACGCCCCCGTCTACGGCCACGGCCCGTCGCTCGAGGACTTCACGGCGCAGACGCCCCTCACGGTCGGCAGCCCGCAGGAGGTCATCGACAAGACCCTCGGTTTCCGCGACTACGTCGGCGACTACCAGCGCCAGCTCTTCCTCATCGACCACGCCGGGCTTCCCCTCAAGACGGTCCTCGAGCAGCTCGACCTGCTCGGCTCCGAGGTGGTGCCGGTCCTCCGCCGCGAGTTCGCGACGAACCGGCCCGCCCACGTCCCGGACGCCCCCACCCACGACTCCCTCGTCGCAGCGCGCCGCGAGGCCGCCGCGGTCCCGGCCCTCTAG
- a CDS encoding excalibur calcium-binding domain-containing protein codes for MITPRLAVAATVLTLAIAVPSTLAAQGAHAQPSSASSQVRLVHSPSAAKKFANCTDVHKTYSAGIAKPGTKWNIVHHKGKPDEKRKIKGSPKSDAALYSANSKLDADKDGLACELS; via the coding sequence ATGATCACCCCCCGTCTGGCCGTGGCAGCCACCGTGCTGACGCTGGCGATCGCCGTGCCGTCCACCCTCGCCGCGCAGGGTGCGCACGCGCAGCCCTCGAGCGCCTCCTCGCAGGTGAGGCTCGTCCACAGCCCGTCGGCGGCGAAGAAGTTCGCGAACTGCACGGACGTGCACAAGACCTACTCCGCGGGCATCGCGAAGCCGGGCACGAAGTGGAACATCGTCCACCACAAGGGCAAGCCCGACGAGAAACGCAAGATCAAGGGCTCGCCGAAGTCCGACGCGGCCCTCTACTCCGCCAACAGCAAGCTCGACGCCGACAAGGACGGGCTGGCCTGCGAGCTGAGCTAG
- a CDS encoding alpha/beta fold hydrolase: MADRIFQLESGRDLSLSAAGDPVARRLVFICLPMGLAGGFDPDPIVTDRSGVHIVYVDRPGYASSGGLSGDEESRVETFADDLAEYIRRSERMADEVSRVDFGTVGVVGWGFGAQVALSLAARHSDLVDRVAAVGAPAPHRSSLRSPDDFALEARKAEKTVSATEDVLDAQSWQRLDALGIEDDDPALVLAGLVSRLERGIADGARQGAAGVAGDIVAASDHSWAGELGSVGARVRFFVGEGDPVANGDDAAWFAKRIAGSETVTVPGAGRLVVASAWADVLEFVSETD; this comes from the coding sequence GTGGCCGACCGTATCTTCCAGCTCGAATCCGGACGCGACCTGTCCCTGTCCGCCGCCGGCGATCCGGTCGCCCGGCGGCTCGTGTTCATCTGCCTGCCGATGGGGCTGGCCGGCGGCTTCGATCCCGACCCGATCGTGACCGACCGGTCGGGCGTGCACATCGTCTACGTCGACCGCCCGGGGTACGCCTCCTCCGGCGGGCTGTCCGGCGACGAGGAGTCGCGCGTCGAGACCTTCGCGGACGACCTGGCGGAGTACATCCGCCGGTCGGAGCGGATGGCCGACGAGGTCAGCCGGGTCGACTTCGGCACGGTGGGGGTCGTCGGCTGGGGCTTCGGCGCCCAGGTGGCGCTCTCCCTCGCCGCGCGCCACTCCGACCTCGTCGACCGCGTCGCCGCCGTCGGCGCTCCGGCACCGCACCGATCGTCGCTGCGCTCCCCCGACGACTTCGCCCTCGAGGCCCGGAAGGCCGAGAAGACCGTCTCGGCGACGGAGGACGTCCTCGACGCCCAGTCGTGGCAGCGCCTCGACGCCCTCGGGATCGAAGACGACGACCCCGCCCTCGTTCTCGCCGGTCTCGTGTCCCGTCTCGAACGCGGCATCGCGGACGGTGCCCGCCAGGGGGCCGCGGGCGTGGCCGGCGACATCGTCGCCGCATCCGATCACTCCTGGGCCGGCGAGCTCGGTTCGGTCGGGGCGCGCGTGCGCTTCTTCGTCGGTGAGGGCGACCCCGTCGCGAACGGCGACGACGCCGCGTGGTTCGCGAAGCGGATCGCAGGATCCGAGACGGTCACCGTTCCCGGTGCCGGTCGCCTCGTCGTCGCCTCGGCCTGGGCCGACGTGCTGGAGTTCGTCTCCGAGACGGACTGA
- a CDS encoding MFS transporter — MASRPALFTKDHPKYKWVALSNTTLGMLMATINSSIVIISLPAIFKGIDLNPLEAGNVSYLLWMLMGYMLITAVLVVTFGRLGDMYGRVRIYNLGFVVFTAGSIALAFDPFQGGSGAMWLILWRLVQGVGGAMLFANSTAILTDAFPANKRGMALGINQVAAIAGSFIGLIVGGLLSTIDWRAVFFVSVPVGIVGTIWSYKSLHEVGVKNRGSLDWPGNIAFAVGLTSLLAAITYGIQPYGGSSTGWTNPWVLTGIIGGIVLLVAFVFIELRTKQPMFEMRLFTIRSFAMANLAGLLASIGRGGLQFMLIIWLQGIWLPLHGYSYEDTPLWAGIYLLPLTIGFLIAGPLSGTLSDRFGAKFFATTGLALVAAAFVGLLLLPVNFAYLAFAAITFVSGIGSGMFGAPNRTAIMNSVPANQRGSASGMAGTVQNAGTSLSIGIFFSLMIAGLATTLPQTLAKGLTSHGVSQTVAGQIAQTPPVGTLFSAFLGYNPIQNLLGSKVLGGLSQADQATLTGKEFFPQLISGPFHAGLVVVFTAATIMTVIAAVASLVRGKKFVHLDLPSGPVDVHEDGSDDGAAVGDRDGSRAGSPVTAPTAVRES, encoded by the coding sequence GTGGCCTCTCGCCCCGCCCTCTTCACCAAGGACCACCCCAAGTACAAGTGGGTCGCCCTCAGCAACACCACCCTCGGCATGCTCATGGCGACGATCAACTCGTCGATCGTGATCATCTCCCTGCCCGCGATCTTCAAGGGCATCGACCTCAACCCGCTCGAGGCCGGGAACGTCAGCTACCTGCTCTGGATGCTGATGGGCTACATGCTCATCACCGCCGTCCTCGTCGTCACCTTCGGTCGGCTCGGCGACATGTACGGACGCGTGCGCATCTACAACCTCGGCTTCGTCGTCTTCACCGCAGGATCCATCGCGCTCGCCTTCGATCCCTTCCAGGGCGGCTCGGGCGCGATGTGGCTCATCCTTTGGCGCCTCGTCCAGGGCGTTGGCGGCGCGATGCTCTTCGCCAACTCGACGGCGATCCTGACCGACGCGTTCCCCGCCAACAAGCGGGGCATGGCGCTCGGCATCAACCAGGTCGCCGCCATCGCCGGATCGTTCATCGGCCTCATCGTCGGCGGACTGCTGTCGACCATCGACTGGCGCGCGGTCTTCTTCGTCAGCGTCCCCGTCGGCATCGTCGGAACGATCTGGTCGTACAAGTCGCTCCACGAGGTGGGCGTCAAGAACCGCGGGTCGCTCGACTGGCCCGGCAACATCGCGTTCGCCGTCGGGCTGACCTCGCTCCTCGCTGCCATCACGTACGGCATCCAGCCCTACGGCGGCTCCTCGACCGGCTGGACGAACCCGTGGGTCCTCACCGGCATCATCGGCGGAATCGTCCTCCTCGTCGCGTTCGTCTTCATCGAGCTGCGCACGAAGCAGCCGATGTTCGAGATGCGGCTCTTCACGATCCGTTCGTTCGCCATGGCCAACCTCGCCGGCCTCCTCGCGTCGATCGGTCGCGGCGGCCTGCAGTTCATGCTGATCATCTGGCTGCAGGGCATCTGGCTGCCCCTCCACGGCTACTCGTACGAGGACACCCCGCTCTGGGCCGGGATCTACCTCCTGCCGCTGACGATCGGGTTCCTGATCGCCGGTCCGCTCTCCGGGACCCTCTCCGACCGGTTCGGAGCGAAGTTCTTCGCCACCACCGGTCTCGCCCTCGTGGCCGCCGCCTTCGTCGGGCTGCTGCTGCTCCCGGTGAACTTCGCGTACCTCGCCTTCGCGGCGATCACGTTCGTCTCGGGGATCGGCTCCGGGATGTTCGGAGCCCCGAACCGGACGGCCATCATGAACAGCGTCCCGGCGAACCAGCGCGGCTCCGCGTCGGGCATGGCCGGGACGGTGCAGAACGCCGGCACGTCGCTGTCGATCGGCATCTTCTTCTCGCTCATGATCGCCGGTCTCGCCACGACGCTCCCCCAGACGCTCGCCAAGGGTCTCACGTCGCACGGCGTCTCGCAGACGGTCGCCGGTCAGATCGCCCAGACGCCCCCGGTCGGCACGCTCTTCTCGGCGTTCCTCGGTTACAACCCGATCCAGAACCTCCTCGGTAGCAAGGTGCTCGGCGGTCTCTCCCAGGCGGACCAGGCCACCCTGACCGGCAAGGAGTTTTTCCCCCAGCTCATCTCCGGCCCCTTCCACGCCGGACTCGTGGTCGTGTTCACCGCCGCCACGATCATGACCGTCATCGCCGCCGTCGCGTCTCTCGTGCGCGGCAAGAAGTTCGTGCATCTCGACCTGCCGAGCGGCCCCGTCGACGTCCACGAGGACGGGTCCGACGACGGCGCAGCGGTCGGCGACCGCGACGGGAGCCGGGCCGGCTCCCCGGTCACCGCGCCGACGGCCGTGCGGGAGAGCTGA
- a CDS encoding ABC transporter ATP-binding protein has product MSSTPTTPTRADDHDGDVVLRLDGVTFVRSGTTILDRVDLTVRAGEHWALLGPNGAGKSTILGFCGAMAHPSSGTVDVLGRRLGRVDLQELRRSIGHVNPRHPVQSPLTIREVVSTGLTGTIEPPLRWEPDRAEATRIGELIGAFGLGGRADARWPTLSQGERGRALIARALIADPGILLLDEPSTGLDVAAREQLLETIDLLDETHPAIASVLVTHHLEELPTSTTHALLVAHGRVVTAGRAADVITTENVSTAFEHPIDVEIRDGRWTARARRRRSLVSEGVSGAG; this is encoded by the coding sequence ATGTCGAGCACCCCGACGACCCCGACCCGCGCCGACGACCACGACGGCGACGTCGTCCTCCGGCTCGACGGCGTCACGTTCGTCCGGAGCGGCACGACCATCCTCGACCGGGTGGACCTGACCGTCAGGGCGGGTGAGCACTGGGCGCTCCTCGGCCCGAACGGGGCCGGGAAGAGCACGATCCTGGGCTTCTGCGGAGCCATGGCCCACCCGTCGTCCGGCACCGTCGACGTGCTCGGCCGACGACTCGGTCGCGTCGATCTGCAGGAGCTCCGGCGCAGCATCGGCCACGTCAACCCGCGGCACCCGGTGCAGTCCCCCCTGACGATCCGCGAGGTGGTCTCGACGGGCCTCACGGGCACCATCGAGCCGCCGCTGCGGTGGGAGCCGGATCGGGCCGAGGCGACGCGGATCGGCGAGCTGATCGGCGCGTTCGGTCTCGGGGGAAGGGCCGACGCACGCTGGCCCACTCTGTCGCAGGGCGAGCGCGGGCGTGCACTCATCGCGCGGGCGCTGATCGCCGACCCGGGCATCCTGCTGCTCGACGAGCCGTCGACCGGGCTGGACGTCGCCGCCCGCGAGCAGCTCCTGGAGACCATCGACCTGCTGGACGAGACGCATCCGGCGATCGCCTCCGTCCTGGTGACCCATCACCTGGAGGAGCTGCCCACCTCCACGACGCACGCGCTGCTCGTGGCCCACGGTCGCGTGGTCACGGCGGGGCGCGCCGCCGACGTCATCACGACGGAGAACGTGTCGACGGCCTTCGAGCACCCGATCGACGTCGAGATCCGCGACGGGCGCTGGACGGCCCGCGCCCGGCGGCGCCGGAGCCTCGTCAGCGAGGGGGTATCCGGTGCAGGGTGA
- a CDS encoding metallophosphoesterase family protein, producing the protein MPTRLAVVSDTHLPKRARALPEEVWRAIDTADVVVHAGDWVHLPLLDEFERRSRTLVAVRGNNDGPEFDDRLPLVAHATVDGVRLGVVHETGAKEGREVRADHEHPALDLLVFGHSHIPWDSVTPGGTRILNPGSPTDRRRQPTGSYLTLTLDSGVIRDVTLHRIPPR; encoded by the coding sequence GTGCCCACGCGTCTCGCCGTCGTCTCCGACACGCACCTCCCGAAGCGGGCAAGAGCTCTGCCGGAGGAGGTCTGGCGCGCGATCGACACGGCCGACGTCGTGGTCCATGCCGGAGACTGGGTGCATCTGCCGCTGCTCGACGAATTCGAGCGGCGCTCCCGCACGCTCGTCGCGGTGCGCGGCAACAACGACGGCCCGGAGTTCGACGACCGGCTGCCGCTCGTGGCCCACGCGACCGTCGACGGCGTCCGGCTCGGGGTGGTGCACGAGACCGGTGCGAAGGAGGGGCGCGAGGTGCGGGCCGACCACGAGCATCCTGCCCTCGATCTGCTCGTCTTCGGGCACAGCCACATCCCGTGGGACTCCGTGACACCCGGGGGGACCAGGATACTCAACCCGGGCTCGCCCACCGACCGACGCCGCCAGCCGACCGGCAGCTACCTGACGCTCACGCTCGACTCAGGCGTGATACGCGACGTCACCCTGCACCGGATACCCCCTCGCTGA
- a CDS encoding AAA family ATPase has protein sequence MALDDLGSRICVLGPSNSGKSTLAVAIGGARGLAVIHLDQCRHRPGTQWELRPDDEFATLHSTAISGARWIIEGNYSALLPERLERATGLIVLEASAPASLGRYLRRTLRDTERIGGLDGTRDRVNIDMVRYILGPGRRARARYSQLFQESTLPKVLLPSRSALQSFYRDEHLGRP, from the coding sequence ATGGCTCTCGACGACCTCGGCTCCCGGATCTGCGTGCTCGGACCGTCGAACAGCGGGAAGTCGACGCTCGCGGTGGCCATCGGAGGGGCGCGCGGTCTCGCGGTGATCCATCTGGATCAGTGCCGACACCGTCCCGGTACGCAGTGGGAGCTCCGGCCGGACGACGAGTTCGCGACCCTCCACTCCACCGCGATCTCCGGTGCGCGGTGGATCATCGAGGGGAATTACTCGGCGCTCCTCCCCGAGCGCCTCGAACGCGCGACGGGCCTGATCGTGTTGGAAGCCTCTGCTCCTGCGAGCCTCGGTCGCTATCTCCGACGGACCCTCCGTGACACCGAGCGCATCGGGGGTCTCGACGGCACGAGGGACCGGGTGAACATCGACATGGTCCGCTACATCCTGGGCCCCGGTCGACGAGCGCGGGCCCGCTATTCGCAGCTCTTCCAAGAGTCGACACTCCCCAAAGTCCTTCTGCCTTCGCGGAGCGCTCTTCAGAGCTTCTATCGCGACGAGCACCTGGGGCGGCCGTAG
- a CDS encoding FMN reductase, whose amino-acid sequence MTPKRLAVVTAGLSQPSSTRLLADRLAEAAVRSLAGRGIPVEVEVVELRDLAHDITDNLLTGFAPPALRAAIDTVTGADGVIAVTPVFTASYSGLFKSFFDVIDKDSLDSVPVLIGATAGTARHSLVLDLALRPLFSYLRAVVVPLGVFAASEDWGSGDETSTTLPDRVARAAEQLADLVAQHETRDQDPFADVVPFAEQLRRLTAE is encoded by the coding sequence ATGACCCCGAAGCGCCTCGCCGTCGTCACGGCCGGCCTCAGCCAGCCCTCGTCCACCCGTCTCCTCGCGGACCGCCTCGCCGAGGCGGCCGTGCGCTCCCTCGCGGGACGCGGCATCCCCGTAGAGGTCGAGGTCGTGGAACTGCGCGACCTGGCCCACGACATCACCGACAACCTGCTCACCGGCTTCGCGCCTCCTGCGCTCCGGGCCGCCATCGACACCGTGACGGGCGCCGACGGCGTCATCGCGGTCACGCCCGTCTTCACGGCGTCGTACAGCGGCCTCTTCAAGTCATTCTTCGACGTGATCGACAAGGACTCCCTCGACTCCGTACCGGTCCTGATCGGCGCCACGGCGGGGACGGCTCGGCACTCGCTGGTGCTGGACCTCGCCCTGCGGCCGCTGTTCTCGTACCTCCGCGCCGTCGTCGTCCCGCTCGGGGTCTTCGCGGCGTCGGAGGACTGGGGCTCGGGCGACGAGACGAGCACGACGCTGCCCGATCGCGTCGCGCGTGCTGCCGAGCAGCTCGCCGACCTCGTGGCGCAGCACGAGACCCGGGACCAGGACCCCTTCGCCGACGTCGTCCCCTTCGCGGAGCAGCTCCGGCGACTGACGGCCGAGTGA
- a CDS encoding GNAT family N-acetyltransferase, which translates to MSPSSTAIRLRNAEMSDREACVALWVAACGVRDGRAVPGVGDRARLKFDRAVAWTVAEREDGVIVGFALATPAGSGLLSDPPDAAVVGLLAVDPAAQGTGAGRLLLSRITADLAGLHFEQAVLHVLVDNRVAVGLYESAGWVPLGPTTEHSLLERPVQTYVRGLQPDGHPADAT; encoded by the coding sequence ATGAGCCCTTCCTCGACGGCGATCCGCCTCCGGAATGCCGAGATGTCAGATCGCGAAGCGTGCGTCGCCCTGTGGGTGGCGGCGTGCGGCGTTCGTGATGGACGCGCCGTCCCCGGGGTCGGCGATCGTGCGCGGCTCAAATTCGACCGCGCCGTCGCGTGGACCGTCGCCGAGAGAGAAGACGGCGTGATCGTCGGCTTCGCCCTGGCCACGCCCGCCGGGAGCGGCCTCCTGTCCGACCCACCAGACGCGGCCGTGGTCGGCCTGCTCGCGGTGGATCCCGCCGCTCAGGGAACGGGCGCGGGACGGCTCCTGCTGTCCCGGATCACAGCGGATCTGGCCGGCCTCCATTTCGAGCAAGCCGTGCTCCACGTCCTGGTGGACAACCGGGTGGCAGTGGGACTCTACGAATCCGCGGGCTGGGTGCCGCTCGGACCGACGACGGAGCACTCGCTGCTCGAGCGGCCCGTGCAGACCTACGTCCGCGGGCTGCAGCCGGACGGGCATCCTGCGGACGCGACCTAG
- a CDS encoding DUF1048 domain-containing protein encodes MTMWIDRVVGDLADKKSYREYRSRIKKLPPAYRDTALALERYLMNMGPSDDGAALVAMLGDLADLVERSAADGTPVRDLVGVDPAEFAETFLENYAGGSWIRKERRRLAESIDRAVAEGGA; translated from the coding sequence ATGACCATGTGGATCGACAGGGTCGTCGGCGATCTCGCCGACAAGAAGAGCTACCGCGAGTACCGGTCGCGTATCAAGAAGCTCCCGCCGGCCTATCGGGACACCGCGCTCGCTCTCGAGCGCTACCTCATGAACATGGGGCCGAGCGACGACGGCGCGGCGCTCGTCGCCATGCTCGGAGATCTCGCCGATCTGGTCGAGCGGAGCGCCGCCGACGGCACCCCGGTGCGCGACCTCGTCGGCGTGGATCCTGCGGAATTCGCCGAGACGTTCCTCGAGAACTACGCCGGTGGCAGCTGGATCCGGAAGGAGCGGCGACGCCTCGCCGAGTCGATCGACCGCGCGGTCGCGGAGGGCGGGGCCTGA
- a CDS encoding MarR family winged helix-turn-helix transcriptional regulator, with protein sequence METWAAPAESSAGAPALLDVDDAPARLALAVGRLNRLLRPTRPSLSHGMLSALSTIVREGPLRPSALARIEGVAAPTATRVVVELESRGLVSRASDPDDGRSFLVEGTVAGREAILAARRERAASARDLLDGLDVADRARIVSALSALEAAAGLRTDQGRS encoded by the coding sequence ATGGAGACGTGGGCGGCTCCCGCGGAGTCGTCGGCCGGGGCTCCTGCCCTGCTCGACGTCGACGACGCGCCCGCTCGGCTCGCGCTGGCCGTCGGCCGGCTCAACCGCCTCCTGCGCCCCACCCGTCCGAGCCTGAGTCACGGGATGCTGTCCGCGCTGTCGACCATCGTGCGCGAGGGACCGCTCCGGCCGAGCGCTCTCGCCCGCATCGAAGGCGTGGCGGCTCCGACCGCGACCCGCGTCGTCGTCGAGCTCGAGTCGCGGGGCCTCGTCTCGCGGGCCTCCGACCCCGACGACGGCCGGTCGTTCCTCGTCGAGGGGACGGTGGCCGGACGCGAGGCCATCCTCGCCGCGCGCCGGGAGCGCGCGGCCAGCGCGCGCGACCTGCTCGACGGCCTCGACGTCGCCGATCGGGCACGGATCGTGTCGGCCCTCTCCGCGCTCGAGGCGGCGGCGGGGCTCCGCACGGACCAGGGCCGAAGCTGA